A genomic region of Pelodiscus sinensis isolate JC-2024 chromosome 1, ASM4963464v1, whole genome shotgun sequence contains the following coding sequences:
- the LOC102457054 gene encoding olfactory receptor 51G2-like, with product MMSDVNDTSFTHTVFLLAMIPGLEDAHLWISISFSLIYAIAIVGNSVILFIIKTDRSLHEPMYIFLSMLATTDLGFLIATMPTTLGIYFFNFRQISLHSCIFQVNFVAFLLYTESAVLLLMAFDRFIAISNPLRYASILTLPRIAKLGLVSVLRALAIIVPVPLFLRQFQYCRANVLSHSYCRMEDMLKLACSDIRPSSMYGLIIKTLTMGMDLLLIFISYVMILKTVLSIASQAECLRALNTCVSHLCAVLLFYVPEFSLSVITRFVKDTSPLLRILLSYVSLLVPPLMNPIVYSVKSKPLRARIMKVFIK from the coding sequence ATGATGTCAGATGTCAATGACACCTCATTCACACATACCGTGTTCCTCCTCGCTATGATACCGGGGCTAGAGGACGCTCATCTCTGGATCTCCATCTCCTTCTCCTTAATTTATGCTATTGCGATAGTAGGCAATTCAGTCATTCtgttcattataaaaacagaCCGAAGCCtgcatgagcccatgtacattttcctttccatgttggccACCACAGACCTAGGCTTTTTGATAGCCACCATGCCGACGACACTGGGTATATACTTCTTTAATTTTAGGCAGATCAGCCTCCATTCCTGTATTTTCCAGGTGAACTTTGTAGCCTTTCTTCTATACACTGAATCTGCCGTGCTTCTGTTGATGGCCTTTGACCGCTTCATCGCCATCAGTAACCCACTGAGATACGCTTCCATCTTAACCCTGCCGAGAATAGCCAAGTTGGGGCTGGTGAGTGTGCTAAGAGCACTTGCCATAATAGTCCCAGTTCCCCTTTTCCTGAGACAGTTCCAATATTGTCGAGCCAATGTCCTCTCACATTCCTACTGCCGGATGGAGGACATGTTGAAATTGGCCTGTTCGGATATCAGACCTAGCAGCATGTACGGCTTGATCATTAAGACCTTAACAATGGGGATGGACTTGCTGCTCATCTTCATCTCTTACgtgatgatcctcaaaacagtGCTGAGCATCGCTTCCCAAGCAGAGTGCCTCAgggccctgaacacctgcgtCTCCCATCTCTGCGCTGTCCTGCTCTTCTACGTACCAGAGTTCAGCCTGTCTGTAATAACCAGATTCGTAAAGGACACTTCTCCTTTGCTTCGGATTCTTCTGAGCTACGTCTCCCTGCTTGTCCCACCCTTGATGAATCCAATCGTTTACAGCGTGAAAAGCAAACCCCTGCGTGCTAGAATAATGAAAGTGTTCATCAAATGA
- the LOC102457304 gene encoding olfactory receptor 51G2-like, translating into MSALNDTTFSHAVFLLTRILGQEDAHLWIAITFSLIYVTAIVGNSVILFIIKTDPSLHEPMYIFLSMLALTDLGFLIATMPTTLGLYFFNFREINLHACFLQLYFVGFLLYTESGVLLLMAFDRFIAISNPLRYASILTLPRIAKMGLVSVIRALTVVIPLPVFLRQFQYCQSNVLSHSYCRNEDIVRLACSDVGLRGMYGMITKILTRGLDLLLIFFSYVMILKTVLSIASQAECLRALNTCVSHLCAVLLFYTPDFSLSVITRFVKDASPLLRIILSYVSLLVPPLMNPIVYSVKSKPLRERIIKVFIK; encoded by the coding sequence ATGTCAGCTCTCAATGACACCACATTCTCACATGCCGTGTTTCTTCTCACCAGGATACTTGGGCAGGAAGATGCCCATCTCTGGATCGCTATCACCTTCAGCTTAATTTATGTTACTGCGATAGTAGGTAATTCAGTCATTCtgttcattataaaaacagatccaagcctccatgagcccatgtacattttcctttccatgttggccCTCACAGACCTTGGCTTTTTGATAGCCACCATGCCAACCACCCTGGGCCTTTATTTCTTTAATTTTAGGGAGATCAACCTCCACGCCTGTTTCCTCCAGCTGTACTTTGTTGGCTTCCTTCTGTACACTGAATCTGGTGTGCTCTTGTTGATGGCCTTTGACCGCTTCATCGCCATCAGTAACCCACTGAGATACGCCTCCATCTTAACCCTGCCGAGAATAGCCAAGATGGGGCTGGTGAGTGTGATAAGAGCACTTACTGTGGTAATCCCACTCCCTGTTTTCCTGAGGCAGTTCCAATACTGTCAATCCAAtgtcctctcccattcctacTGCCGGAATGAGGACATTGTGAGGTTAGCTTGTTCGGATGTGGGATTAAGAGGCATGTACGGCATGATCACTAAAATCTTAACAAGGGGCTTGGACTTGCTGCTTATCTTCTTCTCTTATGTGATGATCCTCAAAACCGTGCTGAGCATCGCGTCCCAAGCGGAGTGCCTCCGGGCTCTGAACACCTGTGTCTCCCACCTCTGCGCCGTCCTGCTCTTCTACACACCAGATTTCAGCCTGTCTGTGATAACCAGATTTGTGAAGGACGCATCTCCTTTGCTTCGGATTATTCTGAGCTACGTCTCCCTGCTTGTCCCACCCCTGATGAACCCGATCGTGTACAGTGTGAAAAGCAAACCCCTGCGTGAGAGGATAATCAAGGTGTTCATCAAGTGA